The DNA sequence AATTTTGATATTCTTGCGGGGCTTACGGCTCCTTTAATGGTTTATTGGGTTTGGCGTCCTCCTGCCTTTCGGCGAAATTTATTGCTCGTCTGGAATGTGCTCAGCTTAATGTTGTTGCTCAATATTGTTATACATGCATTGCTGGCAGCACCTTTTCCATTGCAGCAGTTGGCATTTGACCAGCCCAATGTTGCCGTGTTGTATTTCCCTTTCAGTTGGTTGCCTACTTATGTGGTACCGGTGGTGTTGTTTTGCCACTTGGCGGCGTTACGACAGGTGTATTAAGTGCTAATATCGCTACCTTTGCCTTTTAAATAAGCAAAAAACACGATGGAGCAGAAGCCACCTATTCGCTTGAGTGTGTTGGAAGATCATGAGGTAGAGGCTGCCGTTCAGGAGCTTTTTGGTAGTGCAAGCCTGTTGGCAAGCATGAAGACTTTTATGCCTGCGGAGCTTTACGAAAAGTTGTTGAGTGCCAAGGATGAGGTGAAAAGCACCCGCGATTTTCAGGAGAAAATGATGCTGGTCTTTCTGCGGTTTGTGCGAGAGTTGAGCATCAGTGAGCTCACAAACAGTGGCCTTGAGCGATTGGATCCCTCAAAAAAATACCTGTTTATTTCCAACCACCGAGATATTGGTCTGGATTCAGCCTTTCTGAATAAAGCACTTTTCGAAGCTGGATTTACGACTACCCAAATTGCTATCGGCGATAATTTGATGACCCATCGCCTCGCAGAGTTGATTTTTCGTGTCAATAAAAGCTTTGCGGTTATCCGCTCAGGAGGCCCTCGGGAGTTGTATCAGCACTCCATGAGAATGTCTGCTTACATCCACGAAATGATTCACACCGGCAAGGATTCTGTCTGGATCGCCCAACGGGAAGGCCGCTCCAAAGACGGCAATGATCGTACCCAAATCGGGATACTAAAGATGCTAAGCCTCAGTAATCAAGGCGATCTCATCGATCATTTTGAAGCCTTAAACATTGTACCCGTCTCTATTTCCTACGAATACGACCCAACGGGTTTGGTGAAAACCCTCAGCTACCTGCGCAAACTGAAGAACCCTGAGTTTAAAAAATCCTTCACGGAAGATATTCAGCACATTCTGCTTGGTATCAAAGGCCAAAAAGGGCACGTTCATTTCCATTTCGGTCAACCGATAAATTCCCGCCTACAACCCCTTCGCGCACTCGATAATGGAAAGAAACAACTGGAGGAATTGGTTGCCATGTTGGATAAATCCATCCATACCAATTACCGTTTACACCCCATCAATTACATCGCTTGTGATTTGTTGCGAGGCACCCAAAAGTACCAGTCCTATTACAACCCAGAGGAGCTGCGAGCAATCACCGTTTTTTTTGAAAAACAATTGGCCCTGCTCCCCACAGATCAACTGGAAGAGGGTCGGAAATATTTGCTAGGGATTTATGCTAATCCGGTTTGGAATAGGGAGGGGTGAGTTGAAAGGTACCATCGGGTACCTACTTCTGGCGATTAGAAAATACCACGCAAATGGGGCGTTTGGTTATCTTTGACTGAGTTCATCAAAGTCATTTGCCCAACCATGAGAAACCAGACTTTATTGCTGATCACAATTGCGCGCAGTTGGAAGGCACTTTCGAAGTGCCTTCCAACTTATAACCATCTTAAAAACCTGCCTTTCTTACTATTTGCCACCTTGCTCGTTTTGACGTCCTGCAAAAAGCCAGCACCGACCGATTTAAGCAAAGCTGCACTGATTCCCTTTCCTAAAAGCATTTTTCCTACCCACGAACGGTTTTGTCTGCAAAAGGGTACCGTCATTCACGTATGGGAGGACGATATGATGCCCTTAGCGGAATACCTGGAAGAGATGCTTGAAGCGACGACCCAGCTGGACATCATCGTGGAAAAAGGGGATGTCACCAGGGGGACTGGCCATATCTATCTGGAATTGATGGATGATTATATCAATGAAGAAGGTCCAGCGTTTTACGAACTGAGTATCAAAAATAAGAAGGTTCACTTAATGAGTAAGTCCCCTGCGGGCGTTTTTTGGGGCATCCAAACCCTGTTACAACTACTACCTACAAGTGCTACCGAGGATAACCATTGGGTCATTGCCTCGGGTGTTATTGACGATGCGCCGCTCTATGATTACCGTGGGGCCATGCTCGATGTGTCGCGTCATTTCTTTGGTTTAGCTGATGTCAAGCGTTTTATCGACCTTATCGCTTTGTGCAAAATCAATTACCTCCACCTGCACTTGGCCGACGATCAGGGGTGGCGTATTGAAATCAAGTCCTGGCCCAACCTCACTACCCACGGAGGCAGTACCCAGGTGGGTGGCGGACCGGGTGGCTACTATACCCAAGAAGATTATCGGGAAATAGTGCGTTATGCGGAAAGCCGTTACATTACCATAGTGCCAGAAATCGACATGCCAGGCCATACCAATGCCGCATTAGCCTCTTATCCGGAGTTGAATTGCAATGGCCTTGCTCCCGAGTTGTATACGGGTACCAAAGTAGGGTTCAGCACACTTTGTACCGACAAAGAAATCGTTTATCAATTTGTAGATGATGTGGTGCGCGAAATAGCCGCCATCACACCTGGCCCTTACTTTCACATTGGTGGCGACGAATCGCACGTGACTGCCCTCGAAGATTATATCCCTTTCATCGAACGGGTGCAGGACATTGTCATCAAATACAAGAAAAAAGTCATTGGTTGGGATGAAATCTCCCACGCGCAACTGCGTGACGATGGCGTAGTTCAATACTGGGCGCGCACCGAAAATGCGCTCCGTGGGGTAGCACAAGACAAGAAAGTTTTATTGTCTCCGGCTCATAAGGTGTACCTGGATATGCAGTACGATTCTACCACCCAACTGGGCCTCCATTGGGCGGCATATATCGAGCTGGATAGTGCCTATTTGTGGTCACCAGAAACCTTGGTGCCGGGTATTGGCAAAGAAAATATCCTCGGTATAGAATCGCCCCTCTGGACAGAGACGATCACCACAATGGATGAGATCGAGTATATGGTCTTCCCCCGCTTATTGGCCCACGCCGAGCTGGGTTGGTCGCCAATCGAAGCCCGCAATTGGGCTCATTTTGCAGATCGACTCAAACGCTACGCGGGCCATCTAAAGCAGTTGAAAGTAGATTATTATCCTTCTCCGGTGGTTGAATGGGAGTAGGGCAAGGCTGGTTTTTTTCGGCACCAGGATGGGAACCACTCTGTAGAGCAGGGTTTTGTACCCTGCATGAAGGCGCAGCTCCCTTAGTGATCACACCAATCTTGCTATTGTATAACAGGTTTAGAATTGGCGGAGAAATCCAAAGATGGCCATATTTTTAAAGGCTTTTTCGTTGTTTACGAAACAAAGTTTTAGGAAAAGGTGAGTTATTAATGCCTTGCCTAATTATTATCGTTGAAACGATAAAATCCTTACTTTTGTGGTGCCCAAATTTCGGGTTTTGAAAACCTGAAGTTGATAACCATTGTTAAAAGGACAAAGTCTTCATTGACTTATCCTAACCAGTAACCAAATTCAAAGTAACCGTTTTATGGCGCAGGTAGAACTGATAATGCCCAAAATGGGGGAGAGCATCATGGAAGCTACCATCCTCAACTGGGTCAAAAAAGAAGGCGATCAGGTAGAGATGGACGAGACGATCCTGGAGATTGCTACCGATAAAGTAGACTCTGAGGTTCCTAGTCCGGTGGCCGGAACGATCAGTAAGATCATGTTCCAGGTGGATGATGTGGTAGAGATCGGTAAGGTGATCGCAATCATTGAAACGGAAGGAGAAAGTGCTAAGCCTCAGGCCAGTCCTAGTGTTGCAGAAGCTGCTCCAGCCAGTGCTCCTGCCTCTTCTAATGGTGCCAGCACGAGTGCCAAAGTCAATACCCCCGCACCTACGCCTGAGCCAGCGACGGCTTCGGTGAGTGTAAATGCTGGCGACCGCTTTTACAGCCCGTTGGTGCGTAACATTGCCAAAGAGGAAGGTATTGCGCAAGCAGAATTGGATGCCCTTTCTGGTTCTGGTAAAGAAGGTCGGGTAACGAAAAAAGACATGCTTGCTTACCTGGAGCAGCGTTCTTCGGCCCCAGCAGCGGTGGTTACTCCTTCTCCCGCTACTGCTCGCCCCGCTGCACCAGCGATCGATCAACCCATCGCTAGTAGTCCTATGGCAGATGCTTCCGGTAGTGGCAATGTGGAGATCATCGAAATGGATAGAATGCGCCGCCTGATCGCGGATCACATGGTCAATTCGAAGCATACTTCTCCTCATGTCACCTCTTTCGTAGAGGCGGATGTCACCAATATCGTCAACTGGCGGGAGAAAAATAAGCATGCTTTCCAGAAGAAATTCGGAGAAAAAATAACTTTCACCCCTCTGTTTATTGAAGCCATCGTTCGGGCTATCCACGATTACCCAATGATCAATGTTTCGGTAGACGGGAAGAATATCATCCGCAAGAAGAACATCAATATCGGGATGGCTGCGGCCCTGCCTACGGGCAACCTCATCGTACCCGTGATCAAAAATGCGGATCACCTCAGCCTTATCGGCCTCACCAAAGCGGTCAATGACCTCGCCGGAAGGGCACGGGACAATAAGCTGAAGCCGGAAGAAATTCAGGATGGTACCTTTACCGTTACCAACGTAGGTACCTTCGGCAACGTCATGGGTACACCCATCATCAACCAGCCTCAGGCAGCGATCATGGCTGTGGGAGCCATCCGCAAGCGCCCGGCAGTGGTAGAAACAGAATTTGGTGACCTCATCGCGGTACGTCACATGATGTTTTTGTCCTTGTCCTACGATCACCGTGTTGTAGATGGTATGTTAGGAGGCTCCTTCCTCCGCAGAGTAGGAGATTACCTGGAGGCGTTTGATGCGAATAGAAGCTTGTAGGAAGTCGGAAATCGGAAGTGGGAAGTCGGAGTAATTCCCACTTCCGACCTCCCACTTCCGACTTTTTTCATCTTAGCATAATGCTAATCAAGCCCAGCAGGCAGCCGAGGACCAGCCAGAAACGGAGGTCCCCCAGAAGTTGGTTTTCTTTCATATCACATCTTTTAAGTGTCTGTTCATCTCTTCTATACCAAAAAGGATGCCAACACAAATTTTTATAATATGTTATGAGAGCGCTTGCTGCATTTCCCAAGGTTGAGCTTCATGTGCACCTCGACTGTTCGCTCAGCTTTGAGGTGGTTAAGCAATTGCGCCCTGGCATAGATTTCGCCAGCTACCAAAAGCAGTTTACTAGTGGGGGGAAATGCACCAATTTAAAAGCCTATATCGAGCTGGCGGTCAGTGCCATCAAACTGATGCAAACCAGGGAAAGCTTGACTTTGGTGACTAACGATTTAATCGCACAGTTGGCTGAAGATCAAGTGATTTATGCTGAAATAAGGTTTGCTCCTCTACAGCATTTAGAACAAGGATTAAGTCCAGAAGAAGTAGTCGCCACGGTTTGTGACGCATTGGCCAAAGCCAACGCAAGTGGGGCGATAAAAGTCAATTTGATCCTCTGTACCCTGCG is a window from the Lewinella sp. LCG006 genome containing:
- a CDS encoding 1-acyl-sn-glycerol-3-phosphate acyltransferase; this encodes MEQKPPIRLSVLEDHEVEAAVQELFGSASLLASMKTFMPAELYEKLLSAKDEVKSTRDFQEKMMLVFLRFVRELSISELTNSGLERLDPSKKYLFISNHRDIGLDSAFLNKALFEAGFTTTQIAIGDNLMTHRLAELIFRVNKSFAVIRSGGPRELYQHSMRMSAYIHEMIHTGKDSVWIAQREGRSKDGNDRTQIGILKMLSLSNQGDLIDHFEALNIVPVSISYEYDPTGLVKTLSYLRKLKNPEFKKSFTEDIQHILLGIKGQKGHVHFHFGQPINSRLQPLRALDNGKKQLEELVAMLDKSIHTNYRLHPINYIACDLLRGTQKYQSYYNPEELRAITVFFEKQLALLPTDQLEEGRKYLLGIYANPVWNREG
- a CDS encoding dihydrolipoamide acetyltransferase family protein, which produces MAQVELIMPKMGESIMEATILNWVKKEGDQVEMDETILEIATDKVDSEVPSPVAGTISKIMFQVDDVVEIGKVIAIIETEGESAKPQASPSVAEAAPASAPASSNGASTSAKVNTPAPTPEPATASVSVNAGDRFYSPLVRNIAKEEGIAQAELDALSGSGKEGRVTKKDMLAYLEQRSSAPAAVVTPSPATARPAAPAIDQPIASSPMADASGSGNVEIIEMDRMRRLIADHMVNSKHTSPHVTSFVEADVTNIVNWREKNKHAFQKKFGEKITFTPLFIEAIVRAIHDYPMINVSVDGKNIIRKKNINIGMAAALPTGNLIVPVIKNADHLSLIGLTKAVNDLAGRARDNKLKPEEIQDGTFTVTNVGTFGNVMGTPIINQPQAAIMAVGAIRKRPAVVETEFGDLIAVRHMMFLSLSYDHRVVDGMLGGSFLRRVGDYLEAFDANRSL
- a CDS encoding beta-N-acetylhexosaminidase → MRNQTLLLITIARSWKALSKCLPTYNHLKNLPFLLFATLLVLTSCKKPAPTDLSKAALIPFPKSIFPTHERFCLQKGTVIHVWEDDMMPLAEYLEEMLEATTQLDIIVEKGDVTRGTGHIYLELMDDYINEEGPAFYELSIKNKKVHLMSKSPAGVFWGIQTLLQLLPTSATEDNHWVIASGVIDDAPLYDYRGAMLDVSRHFFGLADVKRFIDLIALCKINYLHLHLADDQGWRIEIKSWPNLTTHGGSTQVGGGPGGYYTQEDYREIVRYAESRYITIVPEIDMPGHTNAALASYPELNCNGLAPELYTGTKVGFSTLCTDKEIVYQFVDDVVREIAAITPGPYFHIGGDESHVTALEDYIPFIERVQDIVIKYKKKVIGWDEISHAQLRDDGVVQYWARTENALRGVAQDKKVLLSPAHKVYLDMQYDSTTQLGLHWAAYIELDSAYLWSPETLVPGIGKENILGIESPLWTETITTMDEIEYMVFPRLLAHAELGWSPIEARNWAHFADRLKRYAGHLKQLKVDYYPSPVVEWE